The following coding sequences are from one Lolium rigidum isolate FL_2022 chromosome 6, APGP_CSIRO_Lrig_0.1, whole genome shotgun sequence window:
- the LOC124664838 gene encoding alkane hydroxylase MAH1-like gives MEVVSWWVRGFLGKYAAEIMASLACVVLLLFRFHRRDGLPTNWPVVGAVPAITVNAGRVHDWLTEFLRAAPGMSHVIRGPLGSPIDVLVTANPEDVAYIFTANFGNYPKGEEFAVLFDVLGDGIFNADGESWAFQRRKAHALLSDGNFRATVAASTARKLDNGLVPLLDGFVSAGAVVDMQDVLMRLTFDLTAMFVFGVDPGCLAADFPRVPFAAAMDDAEEVLFYRHVTPIAWLRVQTYLNIGHHKKMNQARQVLDASIAEFVSLRRERAAGANAAGGETNDGADLLTLYLACQAEVGKEGAEFDRFLRDTTLNLMIAGRDTTSSALTWFFWLISNHPNVEEKILAELHEHPSSGQHRNAAELKRLVYLHAALSESLRLYPPVPFEHKAAVRPDTLPSGAAVGTTRRVIVSLYSMGRMESVWGKDCLEFRPERWLNEAGRLQHQPSYKFVAFNVGPRTCLGRELAFSQMKAVVAAVVPRFRMEVAGTEAIPKLSIILHMKDGLKVRVRNRQDDAS, from the coding sequence ATGGAGGTCGTGTCATGGTGGGTTCGAGGCTTCCTCGGCAAGTACGCGGCAGAGATCATGGCGTCGCTTGCTTGCGTCGTCCTGCTGCTCTTCAGGTTTCACCGGCGGGACGGGCTGCCGACGAACTGGCCGGTGGTGGGCGCGGTGCCGGCGATCACCGTGAACGCCGGGCGCGTGCACGACTGGCTCACGGAGTTCCTGCGCGCGGCACCCGGGATGTCTCACGTCATCAGGGGGCCCTTGGGTTCGCCGATCGACGTCCTCGTGACGGCCAACCCGGAGGACGTGGCGTACATCTTCACCGCCAACTTCGGCAACTACCCCAAGGGCGAGGAGTTCGCCGTCCTCTTCGACGTGCTCGGCGACGGCATCTTCAACGCCGACGGCGAGTCGTGGGCGTTCCAGCGGCGCAAGGCGCATGCGCTCCTGTCGGACGGGAATTTCCGCGCCACCGTCGCCGCGAGCACCGCGCGCAAGCTCGACAACGGGCTCGTGCCGCTCCTGGACGGGTTCGTTTCCGCTGGCGCCGTTGTGGACATGCAGGACGTGCTCATGCGCCTCACGTTCGACCTCACGGCGATGTTCGTGTTCGGCGTCGACCCCGGCTGCCTTGCTGCCGACTTCCCGCGAGTCCCCTTCGCCGCGGCCATGGATGACGCCGAGGAGGTGCTGTTCTACCGGCACGTGACGCCCATTGCGTGGCTGAGGGTCCAGACCTACCTAAACATCGGCCACCACAAGAAGATGAACCAGGCTCGACAGGTGCTCGACGCGTCTATCGCCGAGTTCGTCTCGCTCCGGCGAGAGCGCGCGGCCGGTGCCAACGCCGCCGGAGGCGAGACCAACGACGGCGCCGACCTGCTCACGTTGTACCTGGCGTGCCAAGCGGAGGTTGGCAAGGAAGGCGCCGAGTTCGACCGGTTTTTACGTGACACGACGCTTAACCTCATGATCGCTGGCCGCGACACGACAAGCTCCGCCCTGACATGGTTCTTCTGGCTGATCTCAAACCACCCCAACGTCGAGGAAAAGATCCTCGCCGAGCTCCACGAGCACCCGTCGTCTGGCCAGCACCGCAACGCCGCCGAACTGAAGCGACTGGTCTACCTGCACGCCGCGTTGTCGGAGTCGCTCAGGCTGTACCCACCAGTGCCATTCGAGCACAAGGCGGCAGTGCGCCCGGACACGCTGCCGAGCGGCGCGGCCGTGGGGACGACGCGGCGGGTGATCGTGTCTTTGTACTCGATGGGACGCATGGAGTCGGTGTGGGGCAAGGACTGTCTCGAGTTCCGGCCGGAGCGATGGCTGAACGAGGCAGGGCGGCTCCAGCACCAGCCGTCGTACAAGTTCGTGGCGTTCAACGTGGGGCCCCGTACGTGCCTCGGCAGGGAACTGGCGTTCTCGCAGATGAAAGCTGTTGTTGCTGCCGTCGTCCCCAGGTTCCGGATGGAGGTCGCCGGCACCGAGGCGATACCCAAGCTGTCCATCATACTCCACATGAAGGATGGGCTCAAGGTCAGGGTGCGCAACAGACAAGACGATGCTAGCTAG